In the genome of Streptomyces sp. Q6, the window TGCGCAGACTGACTGACCAGGAAGGGCAGAAGCTGCAGCAGATCGTGCGCCGGGGCAGCACCAGTTCGGTGCGGTACCGGCGGGCGATGATGCTGCTGGCCTCGGCCGGCGGGAACCGGGCACCGGTGATCGCGAAGCTGGTGCAGGCCGACGAGGACACCGTGCGCGATGTGATCCACCGGTTCAACGAGATCGGCCTGGCCTGCCTGGACCCTCGGTGGGCGGGAGGCCGTCCCCGCCTGCTCGATCGTGATGACGAGGACTTCGTCATCCAGACGGCCATCACCCGCCCCACCAAGCTCGGCCAGCCCTTCACCCGCTGGTCGCTGCGCAAGCTCGTCGCCTACCTGCGGAAAGTTCACGGCCGGGTGATCCGCATCGGCCGCGAGGCGTTACGTGGCCTGCTCGCCCGCCGCGGCGTTACCTTCCAGCGCACCAAGACATGGAAGGAGTCGCCGGACCCGGACCGCGAGGCGAAGCTGGACCGGATCGAAGAGGTCCTTCACCGCTTCTCCGACCGGGTTTTCGCCTTCGACGAGTTCGGCCCGCTCGGGATCCGGCCCACCGCCGGCTCGTGCTGGGCCGAACGAAAGCGCCCCGGCCGACTGCCCGCCACATATCACCGCACCCACGGGGTGCGCTATTTCCATGGCTGCTACTCGGTTGGGGACGACCGCCTGTGGGGCGTCAACCGGTGCAAGAAGGGCGCCGCGAACACGCTGGCCGCGCTGAAGTCGATCCGTGCCGCCCGCCCCGACGGCGCACCGATCTACGTGATCCTGGACAACCTGTCTGCCCACAAGGGCGCCGACATCCGCCGCTGGGCGAAGAAGAACAAGGTCGAGCTGTGCTTCACCCCGACCTACGCCTCGTGGGCAAACCCCATAGAGGCCCACTTCGGACCGCTGAGACAGTTCACCATCGCCAACTCCCACCACCCCAACCACATCGTGCAGACCAAGGCTCTGCACGCCTACCTGCGCTGGCGCAACGTCAACGCCCGCCATCGTGACGTCCTGGCCGCCGAACGCAGGGAACGCGCCCGCATCCGCAGCGAGAAGGGCATCCGATGGGGCGGACGCCCGCTCACGATGGCGGCCTGACCAGATGTTCCGGCGGGTCAGACAACCAGCGCCGCGTGCAGCGCATCGAATGCTTCACGAAGTTCCAACGTGGCGATCGGATCGATCTCCATCTGCAAATGACACACGCCGTCGTCGCCGTTGGGAGTCAGACGCACGAAAAAGGCGAAACCGTCCCCGACGGGCTCCGCCTTCAACGTCATCGGATTGCTCCGGCCCGGAGTCACCGCCACCGAAAAGCGTCCACCCGACGGCGCGCGCAGGTGAGAGAGCACGCGGGCCGCGAAGTCCATGACCTCCGCAGCGCTGACATCCGCGGTGAAGTCAGCCGTCAGCCACGAGCACCAATCGGCAGTGACCTGCCAGGTGTCGCCATCGGTCCGAGCCAGTTCCACCCACACGTCGTCGCTGCCGAGGCGTATCCGCGGTAGTTCCATCATCGCCCTCCGACATCCGAGCCTGGGCTCAAGATCCTATGAGGCAGATCTCCCTCATCGGAAGCCATCACGCCATCCACCGCCCGCTCAACCCGGCGAACCTTCCCGGTCAGGGCACTAGTGACCTGGCACCGGACCCCCTGGGAGGCCAGTGGCGCTGCGCTTCCTGGGCCCTGTGGTGTGAACGGGGCGTGTGAGTTGGGGCAGGGGCGCGCAAGGGGGCGCGCGGTACCAGCCGAGTGCGCCGGTTCTGGAGCGAGACGTCATTTGGCTGCCGGCTTCACCGACTTCGCGTTCGCTGGGAACGCCGAGCCGAGATCCACGAAGCCTTGCTGAGGCCGGTCTACTGCCGCCTCATCATCCGTCGGCAACTGTGGTCAGTGTATGAGCCGTTGCGAGTTGAGTCATCTGACTGATGCCCCTGTGGCCGTATCTCGCGATTCTGATGGAGGTGCCTGTGATGTACGCAAGGTGGGCACTCTCGTCGCCCCATCAGTCTTGAGGAGAAACGATGTTTTCTGAGGGGTTCACCCTACGGAGCCCAGAGGGACACAGGCGTGGAAGCTTCCTTTCCGTGCTTGCTGTCTTTGCCGTCACCCTCGTGGCACTTTTCGCGGGTGTCAGCCCCGCGAAGGCAGACACGGCGGAGGGGCGAATTTCGCACGTCTGGTACAACCTGTACGGCACCGGAGATACGCCGGCCAGTCAGTACGGTGGCTTCATTTCAAGTCTGCAGAACGCGGCTGGGCACTACTGGTGGAACGGGATCGCCGCGACGCAAACAGCTGGCAGGGGTGACTCGCTGATCCGTGCGGACCTGAACTTCAATGGCGAAGAGCTGCGCCTGTGGTTCACCCCCAACAACCTTTACCTGCGTGGCTTCACCAACCACAACGGCGATACCTGGCAGTTCGCTGACGCCGATTACAATCTCGGCGAGGTCATGGAGAATCTCAGCCACGGCCCTGACGGTGGCTTGCTGCCCAACCTCGGGCAGGTCCAGACTCTGAGCTACACGTCCCACTACAACGACATAGTGCAGGCTACGGACGGGTATTCGAGAGGGAACTTGCCCTACTCGTACAGCCTTCTGTACAACCACGCCTATCAGTTGCAATACGGCGGCGACGGCAGCAGTACAGCAGCCTCGCTGCTGTTCATGATCCAGTACACGTCGGAGGCCGTACGGTTCTGGGATGTTTACGGCGTCATGGTCGACATAATGCGTAACGGGAACACGTACTATCCGGCGCTCCCCTTGAGGCAGCAGGAATTGGAGAACGACTGGTCGCAACTCTCCAACTACGCCCGGAATCTCCAGGCCGGGCGTAACCCCGCGCCGGTGTACGTAGGACCGAACGCCGGGACCATTTCGAACAGTTCGCAGCTGACGTCGCGTGTCCGCATGGTCATCGGCGACCCCTCGCAGGTCAATGCCGTCGGCGACTGGTGGCACACGGAGCTCTGAATCCGCTACGCCGCTGAGCGTGTATCCAAAAGTCCTGCGCGTAACGGCAGTGAGACTTAGCGCTACAGTTGGCCTCTTAGTGCCGTGGTTTACCCGGCTGTGCGTGGTGGTTGGCCCGTCCCGGCGGCATGTGTTCGTTCTCACTGAAGGTGTCGCGATCTCAGTGAAGGCGTCTGGGGCGGGGGTCTCCTCATTGAAGGTGTCTCGTTCTCATCGAAGTTGTCGCGGTGGTGCTGCAGGTGCGACGGCTGCCGAGTCGGCGCGGAATCCGGTGGCGAGGACATGCCCGAAGCTTCGCGGCGCGGCCTGCCGATCAGTCGGCCGGTCACCGGATCGAGATGACCAAGAGCCCGGAAGGTGCCCTTCCGCGACGCTGAGCTGCGAGGATGGCGCGATGGTGAGGCTGAGAAAGCGCGTGTTCGCAGTCGCCGCGGCGGTCGTGAGCGTCATGTCCCTGGCGTTGACCGCGTGTGCGCAGAGCGACTCCAAGGTCGGCAGCGGCGACCGCGAGGCGGCGTACAAGCGTGTCATCAAGGACCCGCACCCGAGTCCTGACGCCGTCATCGAGGCGGCCGGCGCACCGGCCGGGGTGGCGCGGGCGGGCGACGGCTCCCTGCTGCTGTCGTACAACGCGCGCGACATCGGGGACGACGAGGGCCCGGCGGCCGCCGCCTGGCGGATCGTCTCGCCGGCCGGCCGCACGGTCGCGCAGCAGGCGTGGCACGCGAACGTGGAGGATCAGCCGGACCAGTACATCGGCGTGCGCGACGGCTTCGTCCGCTGGCACCGCAGCAGCCGGGGCGCGGAGAGCGCGTACGCGCTCGACGTACGCGGCAAGCGGCACAAGGTCACCACTTCGGACCGCGCGCTGGGCACCCGCCCCGGCGACATCGTCCTCCACGAGGGGACGCCGGCTCGCTTCTACCGCCCCGCCAACCGCACCGTGGCCGCCCCGGCCGGCGCACCGGAATACGTAGACTTCGCGCTGGACGAGCGCGGCTCGGTCTGGTTCGTGGACCAGTCGCGGATGCCCAACCGCGTCGTGCAGCAACGCGACGGCCGCACCCTCACCTCCATACCGATGCCCAAGCCGTACACCAGCGGCGGCGCCGTCACCGCGGCGGGCGGCACGACGGCGTTGGCCTTGCTCCGCGGCGGCCCCAACGGCACGGTCCGAGGCCTGATGGTGACCGCGGACGACGGCGCGCACTGGCGCAACCTCACCGGGGGAGGCATCCCCTGGCAGGACCTCAAGCGCGATGTGGTGTTCCTGGTACTGCGGGCGCTGCCGGACGGGCGGCTGCTCGTCGGCGAGAGGGAGGGCCGCTACTGGCTCGCCGACGACCGCTCGAACCGGGCCTTTCACCAGCTCAAGATCCCGGTGCCGTTTACCTCGTTCACCGTCCAGGGCAAGACGCTGTACGGCATCGCGGACGCGACGAAGCCGACGTACGACCTGGTGAAGGGCGAGGGGCTGTACGCCTCGGACGACGGCGGGCGCACGTGGCGGCGGCAGGGAAAGCGGGGCTGACTCGTCGGAGGGCGTTGTTACATTGGCCCGATGATGGCCGACATCCGTTCTCGGTAAAGGTTGACGGCTCTCGCTGACCCTTGTCGGCACCACCACGCGCCATCCCGTACCAGTTCACAAGAACACGCCGCAGGTCACAGCCCTCACCGCTACCCGGCTGGTCAATCGAAACGCTCAGCCGGGCCAACCACAGCACGCAGGGGCCAACTGAAGCGCTCAGGCACAGGCAGTTGAGGCTGCTTGCTGCACGAGGCGTTGACATGGCTGTCGCCGGGCGTTCGATCGAAGTGTCAGCATCGTCCGTCCACCCGGCGAGGTTGTGGTCAGTGTGCGCCCGCCCACCGTGTTCGCCAACGCGACCGTGAGTGCGAGAGGATACGCGGCCTGTTGCGCGGTCCTGGCCGCTCGATGGTTCGGGCGGTGATGGTGCTGCTGCCCCTGCATGGCTTGCTTCCCGCGGAGACTTCCTCGCTCTTGGGG includes:
- a CDS encoding ribosome-inactivating family protein, which produces MLAVFAVTLVALFAGVSPAKADTAEGRISHVWYNLYGTGDTPASQYGGFISSLQNAAGHYWWNGIAATQTAGRGDSLIRADLNFNGEELRLWFTPNNLYLRGFTNHNGDTWQFADADYNLGEVMENLSHGPDGGLLPNLGQVQTLSYTSHYNDIVQATDGYSRGNLPYSYSLLYNHAYQLQYGGDGSSTAASLLFMIQYTSEAVRFWDVYGVMVDIMRNGNTYYPALPLRQQELENDWSQLSNYARNLQAGRNPAPVYVGPNAGTISNSSQLTSRVRMVIGDPSQVNAVGDWWHTEL
- a CDS encoding IS630 family transposase, whose product is MAEPVRVRRLTDQEGQKLQQIVRRGSTSSVRYRRAMMLLASAGGNRAPVIAKLVQADEDTVRDVIHRFNEIGLACLDPRWAGGRPRLLDRDDEDFVIQTAITRPTKLGQPFTRWSLRKLVAYLRKVHGRVIRIGREALRGLLARRGVTFQRTKTWKESPDPDREAKLDRIEEVLHRFSDRVFAFDEFGPLGIRPTAGSCWAERKRPGRLPATYHRTHGVRYFHGCYSVGDDRLWGVNRCKKGAANTLAALKSIRAARPDGAPIYVILDNLSAHKGADIRRWAKKNKVELCFTPTYASWANPIEAHFGPLRQFTIANSHHPNHIVQTKALHAYLRWRNVNARHRDVLAAERRERARIRSEKGIRWGGRPLTMAA